From Puniceicoccaceae bacterium:
TTGTGGGAAATTTGATGATCGATTCACTCGTACGGCTGAAACCCCGTATTGATTCCATCGACATCCAGGAGAATTTTGGCCTGAAGCCCCACCAGTATGCGCTGCTGACGCTGCACCGACCCTCGAATGTAGACGAACCAGAGCGATTTCTGCGCATCATGCGCGAAATGGAACGGGTCGTTACCGAGTTGGAACGGCCCATTGTGTTTCCGGTGCACCCGCGAACGCGCAGTATGGTGGAACGACCCGAAGTCCGTGAGATTCTGGAGCGCTCTCATTTTCTACTGTTTGAACCACTCTCTTATGTGAAGTTCATGGCACTGGTCCAGGCTTCGCAGCTGCTGATTACGGACTCAGGAGGTATCCAGGAGGAGACGACCTTTCTCGGCATTCCCTGTTTTACGCTGCGCGCCAATACGGAGCGCCCGATCACAATTCTGGAGGGTACAAATCACTTGGTGGAACCCGAGAATCTGATGTCCACGATTCGGAAGTCGCTCGCTGCAGGACCCCGAAAAGCGCATCCCCCGCAATATTGGGATGGTCAATCGGCAGCTCGCGTCGTAGAAGACCTTTTTTCAAGATATTGGAGAACAGACGCATGAGCAAGATATTGGTGACAGGAGGAGCAGGGGCGATCGGAAGTTTTCTCGTGCGTGAACTGTGTCGGGAGCACGAGGTGTTGGTGTTGGACGATCTTTCTTCCGGCTGGATGGAGAATCTGACGGATCTGAAGATTCGTTTTTGGCGTGGCTCGATTTGTGATGATGAGCTGCTGAACGAAGTGTTTGCCGAACGCCCGGAAGTGGTGTTTCACCTCGCCGCGAATTTTGCCAATCAGAACTCTGTGGACTATCCGCAAAAGGATTTGCTGGTGAATGGGATGGGCACGCTCAAGATTCTCGAATATTCGCGCAGGGCGGAGGTGCAGCGCTTCATTTATACCTCTTCCTCCTGTGTATATGGTGCGAGCAACGAACCACTGCATGAGGGCATGGTCAAACTGGGCGAACTTGATACGCCTTACGCTGTGACAAAACTCACGGGAGAGCAGTATGTCAGCTTTTTTCAGCGTTTTC
This genomic window contains:
- the wecB gene encoding UDP-N-acetylglucosamine 2-epimerase (non-hydrolyzing) codes for the protein ILDELGIPVIQTNLNVGSGSHAVQTATIMMRYEAHCLEHRPDLVIVVGDVNSTIACALTAKKLGLQVAHLESGLRSRDLGMPEEINRLLTDRISDVLWTPSRDADENLAAEGVDRKKISFVGNLMIDSLVRLKPRIDSIDIQENFGLKPHQYALLTLHRPSNVDEPERFLRIMREMERVVTELERPIVFPVHPRTRSMVERPEVREILERSHFLLFEPLSYVKFMALVQASQLLITDSGGIQEETTFLGIPCFTLRANTERPITILEGTNHLVEPENLMSTIRKSLAAGPRKAHPPQYWDGQSAARVVEDLFSRYWRTDA
- a CDS encoding NAD-dependent epimerase/dehydratase family protein, which codes for MSKILVTGGAGAIGSFLVRELCREHEVLVLDDLSSGWMENLTDLKIRFWRGSICDDELLNEVFAERPEVVFHLAANFANQNSVDYPQKDLLVNGMGTLKILEYSRRAEVQRFIYTSSSCVYGASNEPLHEGMVKLGELDTPYAVTKLTGEQYVSFFQRFHGMQTTIFRLFNSYGPGEYPGKYRNVIPNFFYRAIHNLPIVITGTGQETRDFTYISDTVHILKLGMEQKKAIGQTFNTGTGRETGILDLAQRIISLTGSRSELQFQPRRDWDHITRRVSDVSHLKQALGFQANTALDTGLERTYAWFCEKNAAHVAAVN